A region of Lichenibacterium dinghuense DNA encodes the following proteins:
- a CDS encoding isocitrate lyase/PEP mutase family protein, translated as MTSLADRRAAFRALHRGGCFVLPNPWDGRSAAAMAKAGFPALASTSAGAAWALGVEDGAMSVDQVLAHLRFLCGVIELPVNADFEAGFADTPEGVGANVARCVETGVAGLSIEDRDGQTLFPLEAAVARLRAARAVIDASGTGVVLVGRCEAYLMASLDMGEVLRRLRAYAEAGADCLYAPGLRTLDAVAEVVRSVDRLVNANLTATGLSVADMAGVGVRRVSVGAALAQATYGALDGYVARLASDGRLP; from the coding sequence ATGACCAGCCTCGCCGACCGCCGCGCGGCCTTCCGCGCCCTTCACCGCGGAGGCTGCTTCGTCCTCCCCAACCCGTGGGACGGCCGCAGCGCGGCCGCGATGGCGAAGGCGGGCTTCCCGGCCCTCGCGTCCACCAGCGCCGGCGCCGCCTGGGCGCTCGGCGTCGAGGACGGTGCGATGAGCGTGGACCAGGTGCTGGCCCACCTCCGCTTCCTGTGCGGCGTCATCGAACTCCCCGTGAACGCGGATTTCGAGGCGGGCTTCGCCGACACGCCGGAGGGCGTCGGCGCCAACGTGGCCCGCTGCGTCGAGACGGGCGTCGCCGGCCTGTCGATCGAGGACCGCGACGGGCAGACCCTCTTCCCGCTGGAGGCCGCCGTGGCGCGGCTCCGGGCCGCCCGCGCCGTCATCGACGCGTCCGGCACCGGCGTTGTGCTGGTCGGCCGCTGCGAGGCCTACCTGATGGCCTCGCTCGACATGGGCGAGGTCCTGCGCCGCCTCCGGGCCTACGCCGAGGCCGGCGCCGACTGCCTCTACGCGCCGGGGCTCCGCACCCTCGACGCGGTGGCCGAGGTGGTCCGCTCCGTCGACAGACTCGTCAACGCCAACCTGACCGCGACGGGCCTGTCGGTCGCCGACATGGCGGGCGTCGGCGTGCGGCGCGTCAGCGTCGGGGCCGCGCTGGCGCAGGCCACCTACGGCGCGCTCGACGGCTACGTGGCGCGGCTCGCCTCGGACGGCCGCCTGCCCTGA